Sequence from the Aromatoleum petrolei genome:
GCGGTCCATCAGCTTCAGCACGAACTTGCTGCCCCACACGATGATCGGGATGCTGACGACGATGCCGAAGATGACGAGGGTGAGATCGCCCTTTGCCGCGCCGGCGACGGCGATCACATTGTCCAGGCTCATCACGGCGTCGGCGACGACGATGGTCCTGATCGCACCGAGCAAATGCGTCGAACCGTCGATGTTGCCGTGGGCGTCGTCCTCTTCCGGCTGCATCAGCTTCACGCCGATCCACAACAGCAGCAGCGCGCCGACGACCTTCAGGAAAGGCAGCGCCAGCAACTGCAGCGCGAAGAAGATCAGCACGATGCGCAGCGCGATCGCACCGAGCACACCCCATGCGATGCCCTTGTTGCGCTGGTGCTCGGGCAGCCTGCGGCACGCGAGCGCGATCACGACGGCGTTGTCGCCACCGAGCA
This genomic interval carries:
- a CDS encoding TerC family protein, with translation MLETLTTGTFWVSVLQIIAIDILLGGDNAVVIALACRRLPEHQRNKGIAWGVLGAIALRIVLIFFALQLLALPFLKVVGALLLLWIGVKLMQPEEDDAHGNIDGSTHLLGAIRTIVVADAVMSLDNVIAVAGAAKGDLTLVIFGIVVSIPIIVWGSKFVLKLMDRFPVVITLGAALLGWIAGGMLVGDVVVKPYVEGLPGWLHYVTSIAGALLVVAVGAWLAKRQAGAAAPLVELAVEETGDNRARRH